A window of Pseudophryne corroboree isolate aPseCor3 chromosome 12, aPseCor3.hap2, whole genome shotgun sequence contains these coding sequences:
- the EIF2B2 gene encoding translation initiation factor eIF2B subunit beta produces MPVTTEKESELSERIEAFITGLKRGTARQNSEETARETVGLLRRIIAQARWGNAGELMDIIRREGRRMAAAQPSETTVGNMVRRVLKLIREEYGRLRGCSEENDQQESLHKLVTAEGLSDDFNTSFPLLKANVIEVVNELLTELEGTTDNIAAQAKEHIHSNEVIMTIGRSRTVQLFLEEAARKRKFHVIVAECAPFCQGHDMAASLSKAGIETTVITDAAIFAVMSRVNKVIIGTKTILANGSLRAVSGTHTLALAAKHHSTPLIVCAPMFKLSPQFPNEEDSFHKFVSPQEVLPFSEGEILSKVSAHCPIFDHVPVELITLFISNIGGNAPSYIYRLMSELYHPADHDL; encoded by the exons ATGCCGGTCACCACCGAAAAGGAGTCGGAGCTCTCGGAGCGGATCGAGGCGTTTATAACCGGGCTGAAGCGGGGAACAGCGCGTCAGAACTCAGAGGAGACAGCCCGGGAGACTGTAGGCCTTCTGCGGAGAATCATAGCCCAGGCGAGATGGGGGAACGCGG GCGAGTTGATGGACATTATTCGGCGGGAGGGCAGAAGAATGGCCGCTGCTCAGCCATCGGAGACTACGGTGGGAAACATGGTCCGGCGTGTGTTGAAGCTCATCCGAGAGGAGTACGGCAG GCTACGAGGGTGCAGTGAGGAGAATGACCAGCAGGAGTCGCTGCATAAGCTGGTGACCGCAGAGGGGCTCAGTGATGACTTCAACACGTCATTCCCGCTGTTGAAGGCAAATGTGATTGAAGTTGTAAACGAGCTGCTGACTGAACTGG AGGGCACAACAGACAACATTGCGGCTCAGGCCAAAGAGCACATCCATTCCAATGAGGTTATAATGACAATCGGACGTTCGCGGACTGTCCAGCTTTTTCTGGAAGAAGCGGCGCGCAAACGGAAATTCCATGTCATCGTGGCAGAGTGCGCCCCCTTCTGTCAG GGCCATGATATGGCAGCCAGTTTGTCTAAGGCAGGAATAGAGACCACGGTGATCACAGATGCAGCCATCTTTGCAGTCATGTCGCGGGTCAATAAG GTCATCATCGGAACTAAGACCATCTTGGCTAACGGCTCCCTGCGGGCAGTGTCAGGGACACACACGCTGGCCCTAGCCGCAAAGCATCACTCCACTCCCCTCATTGTCTGTGCACCCATGTTCAAGCTGTCCCCTCAG TTTCCTAATGAAGAGGATTCATTTCACAAGTTTGTCTCCCCCCAGGAGGTCCTCCCATTTTCAGAAG GTGAGATCCTGTCGAAGGTGAGCGCTCACTGCCCCATATTTGACCACGTGCCTGTTGAGCTTATCACATTGTTCATTTCCAACATAGGAGGGAATGCTCCATCATATATCTACAGACTGATGAGTGAGCTGTACCACCCTGCTGACCACGACCTGTGA